Genomic segment of Drosophila biarmipes strain raj3 chromosome 2L, RU_DBia_V1.1, whole genome shotgun sequence:
TTCAAACTCTTTTGGTCACCTGTTCCTGTTAATCCTGTTTTATTATCGCTCCCAACCGTTACAAGTTCAGGTTTATTTTagctatattttttagttagtttaaGGTGCATTTTCCTTATGGAATATTGCTCTATGGTTTCTAAACCTTCTTAGGATGTACGTTAGAGGTGGGTGGAATCAAATAAAATGGGCCAATTTGAAACTGCCTCTCagctttgaattttattttataagaagAGCTAAAAGTTCCCTACGAAAACAgtttaacataaatatttgcaacCAGAAGATACTTTACAagatctttttaaaaaaattccaaacttccccactttatttaattgcacccatttaaatttgtttatagcTTCAGCTTTGCCGCATGCAGAtcaatgtttatatttaatttagctTGGCCTAGGTTTTCCTTAAATATGGTACAAAATCTAGTTGTCGAACTTGACGAATTTGATGTGCTACATgtacaataatttaataatgatCTATCTAAGTTGTATAGTTTTGCAGGTATGccaatatattaaatagatttaGTAACACTTTTGTTTCGGTTCTAGATGTTTCGTGCACTCGAAAGCTTGAAGAGATATGTTATTCACAttggtttttgtgtttttgctTGTAAGTTTACATTTAGTTAATGAAGTCTTGACTTTTACACATAGAAAATGTCTTTTGTTAATACAAACGTTAATTGGAAAGTTGCTAAAGGCTGTACTTTGAAAATTCCTCATAACAtacatttgaaatatttgctATCTAATGATCTTCTTTATTCTTACTTTTTGTTATCAAAGAAAAGTGGTACGTATAAAATAAACCATATAAAAGTTagacataaaaatatatatttatgcgtgtatatatattatagagTTCAATGCCAATCTATCACAAAATCACATAGAGGGTTTTCTATCGAGATAACACACACATATAGAGAGAAACAGATCTATCGATCCATTTGTGTTTCTTTGAGAACTTAGTCGAAGTGGTTTAAGATTAAACAAAGTTTTCTCTCGTTTGGAGCGTACTAACTACGGATATACAAGGGCTCTGGATTACCGAATACTTGGGCTTACTGTAGAGattatatttgtaaaagaTCGTATAATTTAGCTTATGGTCTAgcttgtgtgtttgtgtgcaaCTCTCTCTGTGTCAGACACAATCATCACAAAAAGGTACTTAAACTCTCATTGTGCACTAGTTGGTGCACTGGTAAATCGAACAGAAAATGCTTAGCCTACATCTATTAGGAGTCTTAGTCTAGGACTTAACGGAAATACTTGGTTGGGCTATCAACTTTTTGCTGGCTACATTGGCTAGGGGCAAGCATGGCTTTGCtgtatgatatgatatatatgaTAGTGGCTCTCCACAAATTGGCAAACGATTTGtagtttttctatttatttgaGTCTTACTAAAGAAATTGAACGAAAATAGTTGGTTTGTTTGGTTTTATCCCAATTTGTGCAACCTATTTCGGGCTattcttaaagaaaatttcTATGGTCTAGTGTAGGGTATAAATGAAATAACGCTTCTGCTGcatgcttttatttttatttgtttttttttttgcctaaaacaaTTGACTAGAAGTTAGCAAAAAGGCCAGGGAGCGTTCTGTCCttccgtccgtttgtccgtttACACCGAATGTTGAGCAAGCTTTGAGTCCGGGGATAAAGAAAGTGTTTCCATTGCGTGCCGGCCCATTGATTCTGACAGTcgaaattaaacaatttgacAATTAACGTCAACAAGTTGTAATTTCCAGTGCTGACGAGTCACGCAGGAGCTGCTTTTACACTGGAAACCCTCTCTCAAATATTCATGTCCGTAATTATCGAAGGAACCGGGGCTGTCCGGCAATCTATCTACCTCTACCCTCTAGATATGGCCTGGGTCTgctttttatttcggttttatttttgtgagatttatatatttcagGGTTCTACTAAAGCTAGTTGGGACCTTCCTATGTAAATCATAAGGTATATATAGCTTAGTTCTAGTTTAAGGAAGCAAAGTTATGGTGATACGCCTGTTCCCCCTTAGAAGGGCAATGTGGTGACGAACATGTTCTCGATGAGGGCTGGCGCCGGTACGAGATCCTCCAGCTTCAGATAGAAGATGCGCTGCAGCCCCTGGACGCTTAGGGACCGCAGTTCGGGCAACTTGCCCAGCAGGCGGCTGAAGTAGTGCTGTTTCTTCTGGGCCTCGGCATTGTAGGTGACATGGTCGCGCAGGCTGCCGATTATCTTCATCTGCAGCAGCTCCACCTTCTTCGGCTCCCGCAGGCCGTGGCGTTCTGAAGAGGAAatattgatttgatttgactAGGCTAAGATATATTATCGAATATAACGATATCCTATAGAGGATATATAAAGAAGTTCTATCGGTTTTAGTTTCAAAGGTTTTTAAATCTGAacccaaatattttcaaaactacaatattgaattttaaaactttctgAGTTCcaagaacttaaaaaaaaattcacccACCTGTGATCAGGGTTAGGGCGCAGAGGCAGGCGAAGGCGGAGATGTCGATCTCCAGGTTGTGCAGGCTGTGGCTGAACTCCATGATGTCGTTGAGCCACTCGCCAAAGGATCGCAGGCACTGGGTGCGGTGCAGCACCGTGCCATTGCAGAAGATCAGCTTGGTGTCGTCGCTCCTGGCGCGATAGGCCAGCCGGAGGACAAACAATTCCAGCGAGGCGCTCTGGAAGAGCAGTTCCTGATCCTCGGGCAGTAGATCAAAGTAGCCGGGAATCTTCTCGGCGAACTGCTTGATCACATCCACGGAACTGGTCAGCAGTTGGTAGAATTGTTGCACCTTATCCGCCTCGCTCATCGACAGCTCCTCGAAGTGGCTGTAGTCCAGACACGAGGAATCCGGTGTGGTGTCCACATGGCTGCGCACCAGTGCCGTGATCAATGAGATGGGAGGCGATGGCGGCGATTCTTGGGGAGACTTCGGCTTCGATGGCAGCCGTCCGCGGCGTCCCTTCAGCGAATCCGTGCGCACCACCTCCTTGACCATGCCCACAACCAGACACTTTTGGAATCGGCAGAACTGACAGCGATTGCGACGCCTCTTGTCCACCGGACAGTTCTTGTCCGCCAGGCAGACGTACTTGGAGCCCTTCTGGACGGTCCGCTTGAAGAATCCCTTGCATCCCTCACAGGTTCGCACTCCGTAGTGTTGGCAGGCGGCCGTGTCGCCGCAAACGGCACACAATTGGGATGGAGCCTGGAGCAGGCGACCCGCCTGGAGGTCCGCGCTGGCCGGTGAACTGGCCGCCGAGTTGGGAGCCGAGCTAAGCTGGAGGGGATGGGCATGACTGTGCCTCTGGCCCAGCGTGATCTTGGCCATCTTCGGGCTCTGTGCTGAGGAACCGGCCGGGGAGACAGTTCGCTGTACGGGCAGCGATGCTCGTCGAACAGGGGGAGGGCCGCCCAATGAGGGGGAGGAGATggtggccgccgccgcctccacaGCCGCCGTCGCCGCAGCCAACTCTGAAATCGTGGGGAACGTGGGCAACGAGTAGCGCTCGCCATTGTGCGAGTTGTAGTTCTAAAAGAACAGAATAAATTGCATCTTAAGaaacatgaaaataaaaaacatgaaagaaaaagtggtttaaaaaaccacatattacattttcccTACTGTATTTCATTAATGTAATGTCAAAAGTTTAACTAAGAAATCGTctctttcaaataaataatataagttaacacaacaataaaaaaaatctgcttttaaatcttttttaatcaacagttttaaatattcattaaatttattaacgCTCTTTAAAATTGGTTTGCATTTTGTTCAACATCtgaactaaaaatatatttttaaaagttaccCTTTTCCAGATCTACTTACGTGTTGCTGGTAgctctgctgctgttgctgctgctgctgtccgtAAAAGTTGTCCGCTGCGGAGACGCCATTGTATTCATACAGGGAGCTGGCCGAGGAGCTGGGCGAGAGATTGGCGCTGGCATTGATGGCATTGAAGTGCCCATGGTAGTTGTAGCCTccactgttgttgttgttgttgttgttgccgttgcccccgttgttgttgttgctgttcggATGCGACATTTGGGCCTGGGACTGGAGGGTGTGCAGCTGCTGGAGCTGCGAAGGAGCAGGCGGACTGGCACTCCAGCCGCCGGAgagcggcgggaagcagtccTCGTCCATTTTGAGGGTCAGCACCTGGTCAGTGGGCGTGGGGGCAGCGGTGGAGGAAGAGGACGCCTGCTGCGGGCTGCTCCCACTGCTACTGTTGTACTTCAGAGAGTAGGTCTCCTGGAAGCTGGGCAAACTGCTGCCACAGGATAGGGGCCCTCCAATGGGCGAGATCAGCTGGAGTtgatgctgttgctgctgctggtgttgctgctgctgttgttgctgctgctgctgctgttgctgttgctgctgggcgtGCAATGCAATAGCCGGATCGCTGCTGGATCGCAGACTCAGCAGGCAGAGTTGCTGCTCTTGCTCGGAGCTCAGTTGCTGCTCGGGGATTGAGGAAAGCCGCTTGTCCCGCAGGCAAGTCAACTTGGTGAGATTCTCAATGGAGCTGGTGAGGTCCTCGGCGGGATTTTCCGGATAGCCACTGGTGGTCGGGGAGAGCAGGGAGTTGTTCGAGTCAGAGGGGAAGAAGAGATCCGAGAAGAGTTCGCTGTGCGAGACCACAGACGCGTCGGTCAGGTTGCTGATCAACTGATCCTCCTCATGGGAGAGCAGCGTCTCCGACTTGAGCAGGTGTTGCTGCGGGCTTACaaggtgttgctgttgcagatgttgctgctgctgttgttgctgctgttgttgctgctgctgttgctgctgctgctgttgctgctgctgctgctgctggtggtgatgTTGCTGATGGAGGAGGTGGTTGTGGTGGATTTGGTGGTGTCCAGCTGCCGATGCCGACGTTGTGGTGGTCGTCGAGGCGGTTTGCGTGGAGAAATTATCGAAGGGCGACAATGAACTAAAGGAGCTCTGCAACGAAAGACAGTCGGCGGACGAATGAGGTAGTGAGCTTGCGTTACCGCCTAGATATCCTAGCCCTAAGGGTGGAGTCTAGCTTTCCCGACATGCAACGCTCGACGAGCGACATGCGCATTTCCCCCAGAAACAGCCATTGGCTCTTGGGTCGCAAAAGCAACCCCTAAGCCGCGGCGAGCTCCTCGATGATGATTTCCTAATTGGTTATGCTTATGCCAAAGTGTTTTCCCAACATATCGCACCTAACAATAGATGTCTAATTGTTGCCTCTGCCGCTGCAATTGATCTCCTCACCTCGCAACTTGACTTTAGCGGAGAGGAGTCACCTCCTCGCAGCTGGCAATTAACGCGGCCATTCATTTTGGGCTTGCCAATTTTGCATAGATTTTTGCACATCTTTGTGCTAggtgtaaatattttggaaattATATCCCAGCGGGGAGTTGCAAGTgaaatttataatgtatttttagGGAGACCTAGAgtagttttttaagaatatgtatacttaTACTTAAGTGGTTTTGGATATGTAATAAACCGACTCATGATCAGTGTATATTTCTtctatatttacaaaaaaaataaaacataaaaaacatttaaagatCACAATTATTTATAGGCAAATTACGATCAAACCGATCTTGATTAAAGTCTGT
This window contains:
- the LOC108033803 gene encoding probable nuclear hormone receptor HR38 — protein: MMRDRLASLIVVKQEGGSNPSIGHHISHISHHPPSAVKCEASLYTESSLFQEINNNSCYRQNLNSPAQNQPHQPHSTQQQQHAQQQQQHTHQQHLLPPPLPTLPLIYPCRNLFPDGCDINHLACCSSSNSNSDSAPTSTSPDNSHFFANGSTCAAAIAAAAAATLATGARKIKPLGAEKLKVEITDSNSDSRATVAASTSATSATATTIAVTAATAATSAGTAGGAPAATATSTAAATAAIHTTKISQLRLNNQATTSMLLLQPNSSFSSLSPFDNFSTQTASTTTTTSASAAGHHQIHHNHLLHQQHHHQQQQQQQQQQQQQQQQQQQQQQQQQHLQQQHLVSPQQHLLKSETLLSHEEDQLISNLTDASVVSHSELFSDLFFPSDSNNSLLSPTTSGYPENPAEDLTSSIENLTKLTCLRDKRLSSIPEQQLSSEQEQQLCLLSLRSSSDPAIALHAQQQQQQQQQQQQQQQQHQQQQQHQLQLISPIGGPLSCGSSLPSFQETYSLKYNSSSGSSPQQASSSSTAAPTPTDQVLTLKMDEDCFPPLSGGWSASPPAPSQLQQLHTLQSQAQMSHPNSNNNNGGNGNNNNNNNSGGYNYHGHFNAINASANLSPSSSASSLYEYNGVSAADNFYGQQQQQQQQSYQQHNYNSHNGERYSLPTFPTISELAAATAAVEAAAATISSPSLGGPPPVRRASLPVQRTVSPAGSSAQSPKMAKITLGQRHSHAHPLQLSSAPNSAASSPASADLQAGRLLQAPSQLCAVCGDTAACQHYGVRTCEGCKGFFKRTVQKGSKYVCLADKNCPVDKRRRNRCQFCRFQKCLVVGMVKEVVRTDSLKGRRGRLPSKPKSPQESPPSPPISLITALVRSHVDTTPDSSCLDYSHFEELSMSEADKVQQFYQLLTSSVDVIKQFAEKIPGYFDLLPEDQELLFQSASLELFVLRLAYRARSDDTKLIFCNGTVLHRTQCLRSFGEWLNDIMEFSHSLHNLEIDISAFACLCALTLITERHGLREPKKVELLQMKIIGSLRDHVTYNAEAQKKQHYFSRLLGKLPELRSLSVQGLQRIFYLKLEDLVPAPALIENMFVTTLPF